A single window of Malus sylvestris chromosome 5, drMalSylv7.2, whole genome shotgun sequence DNA harbors:
- the LOC126623463 gene encoding uncharacterized protein LOC126623463: MSGPSDRRFDLNLGEETATPSPDNIWRPSFISPTGPLTVGDSVMKNDMTAAVVAKNLLTPKDNRLLSKRSDELAVKDSLALSVQCAGSVSNMAQRLFARTRQVESLAAEVMSLKQEIRGLKHENKQLHRLAHDYATNMKRKLDQMKESDGKVLLDHQRFVGLFQRHLLPSSSGAVPGNEASNDEPPMPPPSGVLSSTEAPDNHPPVLSLSGALPTAETSPKQPL, encoded by the coding sequence atgtctggaccctctgaccgtcgttttgacttgaaccttggagaagagacagccacgccttctccagacaacatatggcgcccatccttcatatcccctactggtcctcttaccgttggggattctgtgatgaagaatgatatgaccgctgcagtggtggccaagaaccttctcactcccaaagataacagactactttccaaacggtctgatgagttggctgttaaggactctctggctcttagtgttcagtgtgcaggttctgtgtctaatatggcccaacgcctatttgctagaacccgccaagttgaatcattggctgctgaagtgatgagtctcaaacaggagattagagggctcaagcatgagaataagcagttgcaccggctcgcccatgactatgctacaaacatgaagaggaagcttgaccagatgaaggaatctgatggtaaggttttacttgatcatcagcggtttgtgggtttgttccaaaggcatttattgccttcgtcctctggggctgtacctggtaatgaagcttcaaatgatgaacctccaatgcctcctccttctggggttttgtcaagtactgaggctccggataaccaccctccggtgctttctctttctggagctctaccgactgctgagacttcccctaagcaacctttgtga
- the LOC126623461 gene encoding uncharacterized protein LOC126623461 isoform X1, whose amino-acid sequence MFYTQILLTLGVRLPLHPWLQKMLSLIGYAPGQLNPGFWDTLIGFYIIWMECGLCEPSFHQWRYCYKMRPAKSCTGYAECACRSERERIVYGKKKAYYTWKNRWCFLYNDWEYDKGVTPERRVLTHFQTVGCNVSTVRTICYLLWSFLASNTLFHVVTRGTIQLFGQELSDIEKVLRVPKEDRHLSKLRPLFRRYGFQPLVSESQGRSMEKVSKKTGTSTHKRRAPVLVPSEDILPHKKIHKFRGEPSVRPKSQDGVLKGPAFRKTGVEAVENAVAVVVGEGSRLLPPPLTMEHTVQENDPGSRHEGKGKERAGSVPWKDLRVATRPKDFGDINNCLAGRRFAFDELGEPLAKDESDCDRMLKLSSYVMAEYHDRLQEVERYKAKLKENKQLVDEARRNKGLLTQALQLKDETMESLKRRNGENLRLKKLFEATKKQLEVATLEVSKVRGELDGALVEISELEKSIPTEREAAVQEYLSSSTFHLAIKPHCAQEACFEKRKWMAVLDRYDDGSILRKYHEDIDEHHRKGETFVLAVDPSSEDESDNEGSADVQTQHGEEGIGDAEDDGRTRSDTARGSASDENE is encoded by the exons atgttctacacccagatattactgactttaggggtgagactacctttacatccgtggttgcaaaagatgttatctttgatcggatatgcacctgggcaactcaatcctggtttctgggatactttgattggattttatatcatttggatggagtgtgggttgtgtgagccttccttccatcagtggcgttactgttacaagatgcgcccagcaaaatcatgcactggttatgccgagtgtgcatgtcggagtgagagagagcgtattgtgtatggtaagaaaaaggcatactacacatggaaaaaccgttggtgctttctgtataatgattgggagtatgataagggtgtcacgcctgagcgacgtgtgcttactcacttccagactgtaggttgtaacgtatcaaccgttcgtactatttgctatttgttgtggtcttttcttgcttctaacactttgtttcatgtagtgacgcggggcaccatccaactgtttgggcaggagctatctgacatagagaaggtgttgagggtgcccaaagaggatagacacttaagcaagctacgacccttatttcgtcggtacggtttccaacccttagtttccgagagccagggacggtcga tggagaaggtaagcaagaaaacagggactagcacccataaaaggagagcaccagtgttagttccttcggaagacatcctaccgcataagaaaattcataagttccgAGGGGAACCATCCGTTAGACCTAAGTCCCAAGATGGGGTCCTTAAGGGGCCTGCCTTTAGGAAGACTGGAGTCGAGGCCGTTGAAAATGCTGTTGCCGTAGTTGTAGGAGAAGGGAGCCGACTGTTGCCTCCTCCTCTTACTATGGAGCACACTGTCCAGGAAAATGATCCCGGTTCCCGCCATGAggggaaaggcaaggaaagagctggcagtgtcccgtggaaggacttgagggttgccacgcggccaaaggattttggggatatcaacaattgcttggcagggcgtcgattcgccttcgatgagctcggagagcccttagctaaggatgaatcggattgtgaccggatgttgaagctgtcttcatat gtcatggccgagtatcacgacagactgcaagaggttgagcggtacaaggcaaaactgaaggagaataagcagcttgtggacgaggcccgaaggaataagggacttttgactcaggctctccaactgaaggacgaaaccatggagagcttgaaaaggcgaaatggtgagaacctaaggcttaagaaattgtttgaggcaactaaaaaaCAGTTGGAGGTGGCTACCTTAGAGGTATCCAAGGTTAggggagaattggatggtgccttagttgagatttctgaactggagaagagcattccaactgaaagggaggctgctgtgcaagaatacttaagttcttcgacctttcatcttgctattaaaccccactgtgctcaagaagcttgctttgaaaaaaggaaatggatggccgtccttgatcgttatgatgatgggagcattcttcgaaaataccacgaagatatagatgagcatcatcgaaagggcgagacatttgtccttgctgttgatcctagcagcgaagatgagtctgataatgaaggtagtgctgatgtacagactcagcatggtgaagagggtattggggatgcagaggatgatggtaggacgcggagtgatactgccaggggttcggcttcagatgagaatgaatag
- the LOC126623461 gene encoding uncharacterized protein LOC126623461 isoform X2, giving the protein MFYTQILLTLGVRLPLHPWLQKMLSLIGYAPGQLNPGFWDTLIGFYIIWMECGLCEPSFHQWRYCYKMRPAKSCTGYAECACRSERERIVYGKKKAYYTWKNRWCFLYNDWEYDKGVTPERRVLTHFQTVVTRGTIQLFGQELSDIEKVLRVPKEDRHLSKLRPLFRRYGFQPLVSESQGRSMEKVSKKTGTSTHKRRAPVLVPSEDILPHKKIHKFRGEPSVRPKSQDGVLKGPAFRKTGVEAVENAVAVVVGEGSRLLPPPLTMEHTVQENDPGSRHEGKGKERAGSVPWKDLRVATRPKDFGDINNCLAGRRFAFDELGEPLAKDESDCDRMLKLSSYVMAEYHDRLQEVERYKAKLKENKQLVDEARRNKGLLTQALQLKDETMESLKRRNGENLRLKKLFEATKKQLEVATLEVSKVRGELDGALVEISELEKSIPTEREAAVQEYLSSSTFHLAIKPHCAQEACFEKRKWMAVLDRYDDGSILRKYHEDIDEHHRKGETFVLAVDPSSEDESDNEGSADVQTQHGEEGIGDAEDDGRTRSDTARGSASDENE; this is encoded by the exons atgttctacacccagatattactgactttaggggtgagactacctttacatccgtggttgcaaaagatgttatctttgatcggatatgcacctgggcaactcaatcctggtttctgggatactttgattggattttatatcatttggatggagtgtgggttgtgtgagccttccttccatcagtggcgttactgttacaagatgcgcccagcaaaatcatgcactggttatgccgagtgtgcatgtcggagtgagagagagcgtattgtgtatggtaagaaaaaggcatactacacatggaaaaaccgttggtgctttctgtataatgattgggagtatgataagggtgtcacgcctgagcgacgtgtgcttactcacttccagactgtag tgacgcggggcaccatccaactgtttgggcaggagctatctgacatagagaaggtgttgagggtgcccaaagaggatagacacttaagcaagctacgacccttatttcgtcggtacggtttccaacccttagtttccgagagccagggacggtcga tggagaaggtaagcaagaaaacagggactagcacccataaaaggagagcaccagtgttagttccttcggaagacatcctaccgcataagaaaattcataagttccgAGGGGAACCATCCGTTAGACCTAAGTCCCAAGATGGGGTCCTTAAGGGGCCTGCCTTTAGGAAGACTGGAGTCGAGGCCGTTGAAAATGCTGTTGCCGTAGTTGTAGGAGAAGGGAGCCGACTGTTGCCTCCTCCTCTTACTATGGAGCACACTGTCCAGGAAAATGATCCCGGTTCCCGCCATGAggggaaaggcaaggaaagagctggcagtgtcccgtggaaggacttgagggttgccacgcggccaaaggattttggggatatcaacaattgcttggcagggcgtcgattcgccttcgatgagctcggagagcccttagctaaggatgaatcggattgtgaccggatgttgaagctgtcttcatat gtcatggccgagtatcacgacagactgcaagaggttgagcggtacaaggcaaaactgaaggagaataagcagcttgtggacgaggcccgaaggaataagggacttttgactcaggctctccaactgaaggacgaaaccatggagagcttgaaaaggcgaaatggtgagaacctaaggcttaagaaattgtttgaggcaactaaaaaaCAGTTGGAGGTGGCTACCTTAGAGGTATCCAAGGTTAggggagaattggatggtgccttagttgagatttctgaactggagaagagcattccaactgaaagggaggctgctgtgcaagaatacttaagttcttcgacctttcatcttgctattaaaccccactgtgctcaagaagcttgctttgaaaaaaggaaatggatggccgtccttgatcgttatgatgatgggagcattcttcgaaaataccacgaagatatagatgagcatcatcgaaagggcgagacatttgtccttgctgttgatcctagcagcgaagatgagtctgataatgaaggtagtgctgatgtacagactcagcatggtgaagagggtattggggatgcagaggatgatggtaggacgcggagtgatactgccaggggttcggcttcagatgagaatgaatag